The Oncorhynchus keta strain PuntledgeMale-10-30-2019 chromosome 17, Oket_V2, whole genome shotgun sequence genome has a window encoding:
- the LOC127908479 gene encoding putative proline-rich protein 21, whose translation MVQYSTLGWHFRHRPRLADHVSQTTSRRPRLAVHVSQSTSRSPRLAVHVSQTTSRSPRLTVHVSQTTSRSPRLAVHVSQSTSRRPRLPVHVSQSTSHSPRLTVHVSQSTSHSPRLAVHVSQSTSRRPRLPVHASQTTSPCPRLTDHASQSTSPCPRLPVHASLPRPRLTVHASRTTSRSPRLPVHVSQSTSRSPRLAVHVSQSMSHRQRLTDHASQTTPPCPRLADHASQSTPRGPRLAVHVSQSTSRSPRLTVHVSQSTSHSPRLADHVSLSTSRRPRLPVHASQTTPPCPRLADHASLSTPRRPRLPVHASQTTPPCPRLTDHVSQSTSHRPRLTVHVSQTTSHSPRLTDHVSQSTSHRPRLKDHIFVVL comes from the coding sequence ATGGTGCAGTACTCTACCCTAGGGTGGCATTTCAGACACAGACCACGTCTCGCGGACCACGTCTCGCAGACCACGTCTCGCAGACCACGTCTCGCAGTCCACGTCTCGCAGTCCACGTCTCGCAGTCCACGTCTCGCAGTCCACGTCTCGCAGACCACGTCTCGCAGTCCACGTCTCACAGTCCACGTCTCGCAGACCACGTCTCGCAGTCCACGTCTCGCAGTCCACGTCTCACAGTCCACGTCTCGCAGACCACGTCTCCCAGTCCACGTCTCGCAGTCCACGTCTCACAGTCCACGTCTCACAGTCCACGTCTCGCAGTCCACGTCTCACAGTCCACGTCTCGCAGTCCACGTCTCACAGTCCACGTCTCGCAGACCACGTCTCCCAGTCCACGCCTCGCAGACCACGTCTCCCTGTCCACGCCTCACAGACCACGCCTCCCAGTCCACGTCTCCCTGTCCACGCCTCCCTGTCCACGCCTCCCTGCCACGACCACGCCTCACAGTCCACGCCTCGCGGACCACGTCTCGCAGTCCACGTCTCCCAGTCCACGTCTCGCAGTCCACGTCTCGCAGTCCACGTCTCGCAGTCCACGTCTCACAGTCCATGTCTCACAGACAACGCCTCACAGACCACGCCTCGCAGACCACGCCTCCCTGTCCACGCCTCGCAGACCACGCCTCACAGTCCACGCCTCGCGGACCACGTCTCGCAGTCCACGTCTCCCAGTCCACGTCTCGCAGTCCACGTCTCACAGTCCACGTCTCGCAGTCCACGTCTCACAGTCCACGTCTCGCAGACCACGTCTCCCTGTCCACGTCTCGCAGACCACGTCTCCCTGTCCACGCCTCGCAGACCACGCCTCCCTGTCCACGCCTCGCAGACCACGCCTCCCTGTCCACGCCTCGCAGACCACGCCTCCCTGTCCACGCCTCGCAGACCACGCCTCCCTGTCCACGTCTCACAGACCACGTCTCACAGTCCACGTCTCACAGACCACGTCTCACAGTCCACGTCTCACAGACCACGTCTCACAGTCCACGTCTCACAGACCACGTCTCACAGTCCACGTCTCACAGACCACGTCTCAAAGACCATATTTTCGTAGTACTTTAG